Proteins from one Procambarus clarkii isolate CNS0578487 chromosome 72, FALCON_Pclarkii_2.0, whole genome shotgun sequence genomic window:
- the LOC138356377 gene encoding tRNA (adenine(58)-N(1))-methyltransferase catalytic subunit TRMT61A-like, with protein sequence MSFSKCKEAIEEGDTVILYIGVQQIYALEVKPKVVNKIGQSVDNVFQTRYGSLKVMNLIGVKYGSKVSLSKGWAHVLYPTPELWTVTLPHRTQILYTPDISMVVTQLEIGPGSVVCEAGTGSGSLSHALLRAIGPTGKLYTCDFHKERAQVALDEFTRHGFGERVDVSHRDVYVEGLGVEGIADAVFLDLPKPWEALSHAVSALKSSGGRICSFSPCIEQVCRTCELMASMGLQEIKTLECLAREFQVKSISLPVISKSKQEAENSKKKGSQEGPQEPNKKRKTEEQSSNETKLVEENCKRNDSEMEINPENPSDNARQPKNNDFRIKTGVTPLKMPGHTGFLTFATVPPGLKPVSLLPKILGQDDCIE encoded by the exons ATGAGCTTTAGCAAGTGTAAAGAAGCGATAGAAGAAGGAGACACTGTTATACTCTACATTGGTGTGCAACAGATTTATGCTCTTGAG GTCAAACCTAAAGTAGTTAACAAGATTGGGCAATCAGTCGACAATGTCTTTCAAACCCGATATGGATCCCTGAAGGTAATGAATCTAATTGGTGTGAAGTATGGATCCAAGGTGAGCTTGTCCAAAGGCTGGGCTCATGTGCTGTACCCAACTCCTGAACTTTGGACTGTGACATTGCCACATCGTACACAGATCCTCTACACCCCTGATATATCCATG GTGGTGACACAGTTGGAGATTGGTCCTGGGTCTGTTGTGTGTGAAGCTGGCACAGGAAGTGGATCACTGTCTCATGCACTACTTCGCGCCATTGGACCTACAGGCAAACTGTATACATGTGACTTTCATAAGGAAAGAGCTCAG GTAGCTTTGGATGAATTCACTCGGCATGGTTTTGGGGAACGTGTTGACGTTTCCCACCGTGATGTTTATGTTGAAGGTCTGGGAGTAGAAGGCATAGCTGATGCAGTATTTCTTGACCTCCCTAAACCCTGGGAAGCTCTTTCTCATGCTGTTTCTGCACTCAAGAgcagtggtggtagaatatgttcCTTCTCACCATGCATAGAGCAG GTGTGTCGAACATGTGAGCTTATGGCTTCAATGGGTTTACAAGAAATTAAAACTCTTGAATGTTTGGCAAGAGAATTCCAAGTCAAAAGCATATCATTACCTGTGATATCAAAAAGCAAGCAA GAAGCTGAGAATTCCAAGAAAAAGGGGTCACAAGAAGGGCCACAAGAACCAAACAAGAAaagaaaaactgaagagcagtctTCCAATGAAACAAAATTAGTTGAAGAGAATTGCAAAAGAAATGATTCAGAAATGGAAATAAACCCAGAAAATCCCTCAGACAATGCAAGACAGCCCAAAAATAATGACTTTCGAATTAAAACTGGAGTTACACCACTGAAAATGCCAGGACATACAGGATTCCTAACCTTTGCTACAGTTCCCCCGGGTCTCAAACCAGTTTCATTGCTACCAAAGATTTTAGGCCAAGATGATTGTATTGAATAA